The DNA window CAGGCTGAACATGACGAGGTAGACCAGCACAGACAGCGGGAGCCCCACCATCACGGTGGCCGCCTGCAGGGTGTAGACGCCGTCGATGAACAGCATCACCAGGGTCAGCGCGCCGGTGATGACCGCCCACACGATGCGCAGCCAGGGCGGGCCGTCGGAGTCCGTGGTGGTGGCCTTCGAGGTCATGTTCGCCATGACCAGCGAGCCGGAGTCCGCGGAGGTGACGTAGAAGAACAGACCTGTGAGGAGAGCGAGCGAGACGGTGAAGATCGAGCCCGGGTACTGCTCGAGCAGGTTGAAGAACCCGGACTCGGGCTGGTTCACGGCGAGGTCGAGGAACTCCGGGTCGTCCCGGAAGCTCAGCGCGGCGTTGCCGAAGATCGAGACCCACAGCAGGATGAAGGAGAAGGGGATGAGCAGCACGCCCACCACGAACTGGCGCAGGGTGCGGCCGCGGGAGATGCGCGCCAGGAACAGGCTCACGAAGGGCGCCCAGGCGATCCACCAGGCCCAGAAGAACAGGGTCCAGTCCGCCATCCACTGATCGGCGGGATAGCCGAGCTCCGCCGCGCCGTCGGTGTACGCGAAGGTGTTCATCATCATCCCGGGGAACCGGGAGAAGAAGTCGCCGATGTTCTGGACCAGGGCGTTGAGCAGATGGGTGGTCTGGCCGGAGAACAGCACCCACAGCATGAGCACCACGGCCAGCAGCACGTTCAGCTCGGAGAGCCGACGGATGCCCTTGTCGACGCCGGAGACGGTCGAGAGGATCGTGATGAACACGGCCAGGGCCATCAGGGCGATCTGCACCGCGATCGAGTTCGGGATGCCGAACAGGGCCGAGAGGCCGAAGTTGAGGAAGACGACGCCGATGCCGAGCGACACCGAGATGCCGAAGATCGTGCCGATCGTGGCACCGATCTCGGCGGCGTGGCCCACGGCCCCGTGGATCCGTCGGCCGAAGATCGGGGCCAGCGCGGAGCGGATCGACAGCGGCAGGTGGTAGCGGTACGCGAACAGGCCGAAGGCCATGCCCATGAGCGCGTACATCGCCCAGCCGGGGATGCCGTAGTGGAAGATCGTCCAGATCGTCGCCATCCGCGCGGCCTCGTCGGAACCCGCGGGCGCCTCCGGAGGGGTGAGGAGGTTCGTGGCCGGGCCCGAGATGCCGAAGAACATCAGGTCCACGCCGATGCCGGCGGCGAACAGCATCGCCGCCCAGGTGAACAGGTTGTACTTCGGCAGCGAGTGGTCCGGGCCCATCTTCGTCCCGCCCACCTTGGAGAACGCGACGATCAGCACGAACACCACGACGATGGTGGCCGTGAGGACGTAGTACCAGCCGAAGTTCGTGGCCACCCAGGCCATCGACCCGAAGATGACGGACTTCGCCGTGCCTGGCCAGATGGCGGCGAACAGCACGAAGGCGACGATGATCACCGAGGTGCCGACGAACACGGGCCAGTTCACGGGGGAGTGGCCGCGCTCCGGTGACGTGCCCGGATCCGTGGTGGTTCCGCCGTCCCCTCCGCCGGGGTCCCGTCTGATCTCGGGGGAATCTGCAGGGCGAGGGATCTCGGCGGCCTCTGCCATCACGGTCCTTTCGATCGACTACGGGCACACGTCGCCTGGGACGCGCGGAGCTGAGCCGGGGAGCGGCGCTGCTCCCGACCGGGCACGGTCGCGCAGGTCGCAGGCGGTCATCGACACTATGGTCGCGAGCGACGGCGTGCCACCCACGCGGCGGAAGAGGTGACCCAGCAGGCATCGCGGGCCCCGGGAACGAGGTGCGTCACCGGCCGCAACGGGCCCAGTGTGTCCCGAGTCACGGCGAGGTGTCCAGGGGCGAGGGGCCGGAGTCGAGCACCGTCCGCCGTCGCGCCGGCAGATCGCGACCAGTCAACGTCCCCCGTCCTGCTGTCCTGCCGTCCTGCCGGAGGGACGCTCAGCGGGCGTCGTCCGGAGCCAGCTCCCGCGGTCGCGAGCCGCGCAGGAAGCACGCGCCCACCAGACCCAGCGCGGCGATGCCACCCGCCACCCAGAACGCGACGTTCACGCCGTGGATCGCACCGGAGAGGCCGTACACCTCGGGATCGCGCGCCGTCGCGGTCATCACCGTGACGAGCACTCCGGTGCCCACGGAGGCGGCCACCTGGCGCAGCGTGTTGTTGACCGCGGCGCCGTGGGGGATCATCCGCGGCGGCAGCTGGTTCAGCGCCGCCGTGGTCACCGGCATGATCACCATCGCCGTGCCGAGCATCCGCACCGCGTTCACGATCGCGATGTAGGCGAAGCTCGTCTCCGTGCTGAGCAGCCCCAGCAGCACGCTGGTCACGGCCAGCAGGGCGAAGCCGGTGATCGCGAGCGCCGAGGCGCCGAAGCGGTCGAAGATCCGACCGGTCACGGGGGACATCAGGCCCATGATCAGCGCGCCCGGCAGCAGGACCAGCCCGGACTCCATGGCGGTGAAGTCGCTCATGTTCTGCATGTACAGCGGGATCATCAGCATCCCGCCGATCATCGCCATGAACACCAGCATGCCCAGCGCCGTGCCGAGGGTGAACATGGGGTTCGTCAGCACCCGCAGCTCGAGCAGCGGCTCCTCCAGGCGCAGCTGGCGGCGGGTGAACCACGCCAGGGTCAGCACGCCCACGATCAGCGGGACGAGCACCTGGGCGCTGGTCCAGCCGGCGTTGCCCGCGTTGCTGAAGCCGAACAGGAGGCCGCCGAAGGCGAAGGTGGAGAGGATCAGCGAGAGCACGTCCAGACGCGGATTCGTCTGCTCGGTGACGTTCTTCAGCGTGAAGTGGGCGAAGACCAGGGCGCCGAGCGCGATCGGCAGCATCATCACGAAGAGGATCCGCCACGACCAGTGGTCGACGATGAACCCGGACAGGGTGGGCCCGATCGCGGGGGCGAACGAGATCACCAGTCCGAACGTGCCCATGGCGGTGCCGCGGCGGTGGATCGGGAAGATCGCGAACAGGATCGTCTGCATCAGCGGCATGATCATGCCGCCGCTGGCGGCCTGCACCACGCGGCCCAGCAGCAGCACCGGGTAGGACGGGGCGATCGCGCAGATGACCGTGCCGAGGGCGAAGATGCCCATCGCGGCGAAGAACATCGTGCGGGTGGTGAACTTCTGGATCAGGAAGGCCGTCGCGGGGATCATGATGCCGTTGACCAGCATGAACAGCGTGGTCACCCACTGCGCGGTGTTCGCGGTGATCCCGAAGTCCGCCATGAACGCGGGCAGCGCCGTGTTGAGCAGGGTCTGGTTCAGGATGATCACGAAGGCGCCGGCGAGCAGCACCGCCATCACCAGATTCGGGTTGGCGATCGGCGCTGCGGGCTCCGTGCCGTCCGCGGACCTCTCATGCGTCCGCGCCATGGCGGGAACCTCCTGCGTCCAAGTTGCTGACGGGTGGTGTTCCCGCTCGTCCTGCGGGCGTGCCCGCTGTTCGAGGTTAGGTGGGATCTTGCAGTGAGTGCAAGACGAGAGCGGGGTGGGACACACCCGAGCGCCCCCGGATCCGGCTCTGGACGCGGTGCCCCGGGAGTGCTTGGCTGGAGCCCTCCGCACCGGCGCTCGCCGGGGCACCCGCCCGAGGAGGGCCGTGATGGACGACGACGCGAGCACCGCAGGAGAGACTCCCACTGCCGACGCAGGAGGTGCGGAGCAGGCGCCCGGCGCCGGAGAGCTGGTGGTCGACCTGATCCTCTCGCTCGACGGCTGCGCCGCCGGCGAGGGCTGGCCCGGATGGTGGGGGCTGCAGAGCGAGGAGTACCTGGCCTGGCTCGCCCGGCAGCCGGAGGCCCTGACGCTCATGGGGGCGACCACCTATCGGCTCATGGCCGAGATGGCGACCCAGGCCGCGGAGCTCGACATCTCCGAGGAGGAGAAGGCGAGCTTCGCCCAGATGGCCCAGATGCCCAAGATCGTGTTCTCCTCGACCCTCGAGGAGCCGCTCACCTGGCCGAACACCACGCTGGTCAGCACCGACGCGGTCGAGGCCGTCACCGAGCTCAAGCGCACAGCATCCACGCCGCTGACCTCCACCGGCAGCATCCGGCTCAGCCATTCGCTCATGAAGGCCGGTCTCGTGGACCGATTCCGGATCGTGCTCTTCCCCGTCATCACGGGCCGTACCGGCCTCGAGCGGATCTGGGAGCACTTCGAGGACTTCTCCCTCGAGCTCCTCACCGCACGCACCTTCGAAGGGGGCCTCCAGCTCCTCGAGTACCGACCCACGCACCTCGAACGACCCCCGGGCACCGAATGGGAACGAGCCGAGAGCACGCAGCGATGAGCGCGCAGCGAGCGGCCGACGCCGGACGGCCTGCCGTCGTCGACCTCGGGACCTGGCAGTCCGCACGGGACGAGCTGCTCGTGCGGGAGAAGGCCCACACGCATGAGGGCGACGCGGTCGCCGCCGCCCGGCGCCGCCTGCCCATGGTGGAGGTCGACGGCGGCGTCGTCGTCGTCGGGCCCGACGGTGCAGTGCCCTTCCTGGACCTGTTCGAGGGGCGCGACCGGCTCGTGGTCTACCAGCACATGTGGCACGACGGCGCCCCGCATCAGGGGCAGTGCGAGGGCTGCACCACCACCGCCTGGCATCTCCAGGACGCGACCTATCTCCACGGGCACGGCGTCTCCCTCGCGGTCCTCACCACGGGGGCGTGGGAGGAGGTCCAGCCGTACACCGCCTTCATGGGCTACGGGCAGGTGCCCTGGTACTCGGTGCGGGACGCGCCCGCGCCGATCGGCGGCGACATGGGGTACCTCGCGAGCTTCCTGCGCGACGGCGACAGCGTGTTCCTCACCTACCGCACCACGGGCCGCGGCAACGAACGGGTCAACGTCGCCATGGGGCTGCTGGACATGACGCCCTTCGGCCGCGGCGAGGACTGGGAGGACGTCCCCGAGGGCTGGCCCGCAGGGCGCCACGCCTGCTGGTCCTGGCGCACCGACGCCGACGGCACCCCCACCTGGGGCGGGACCAGCCGCCCCCTGCCGCAGTGGACGCGACCCGGGGCGTCGCCGGTGACGACGCTCGGCCGACGCGGCGAGCACTGAGGGTGCCGCGTCGACCTCCGCCGGATCAGTCGACGGTGATCTCTCCCATGGGGCCCCAGCCGTCGCTCTCGATCTGCTGGGAGATGATCTGCGGGGTCGCTTCGAGGTACTGCGGGAACTCCTCCTGCATCGCCTTGAAGTGCACGGACTCGACGTGCGGACCGGCGCCCTCGTCGGTGAACGCCTCGATCAGCACGTAGGTGCTGGGCTCCTTCACGCTGCGCGACCACTCGAACCACAGGTTCCCGGGCTCGGCCAGCGTGGCCTCGGTGAACTCGTGGGAGATCTCGGGCCAGCGGTCGGCGAACTCGGGCTTCACAGGGAACTTCACGTTGATGAGGATCATGCTCCGGACCCTACGGGATCCGCCCTGGAGCCGTCGACGAGCGGGGAGAGGCTCCCGGTCAGGCCTTGACGCAGAGCACGGGCTTGTTCGCCTCGAGGATGATCTGCTGCGCGGAGGAGCCGAGGAACAGCTTCGCGACCGCCGAGCGGTGTCGTACGCCGATCACCAGCGCGGAGATGTCGTCCCGCTCCGCGCGGTCGATGAGATCGCCGGTGGGGGACTGATTGCGCTCATCGGGGTGCTCCACGGTCTCGGTCACCTCGCCGAGCTCGGGGGAGGGGGTGTGCGACCCCTCCATGAGGAACACCACCAGGTCCTCGCCACGGCGGCGGGCCTCCTCGATGCCGTAGAGGTAGGCGGCCTGACCGGCGGGGGTGTCGGTGCCGGCGACGAGAACAGACATGGGCGCTCCTTTGCGTGGTCGGTCCCGGAACCCTAACCGATCTGTGGACGGCCAGCGCAAACGGGGCCAGCGTCATGATTACACTGTCCGCTCAGCGCACCGTGGCGCCGGCTGAGACCGAGCCACGCCCCCGACGAAGGAGACGTGTCATCGCCCCCGAGGAAGACCTCCAGCCGCCGCCGAACCCCAGCCGCCGCCGTGCGCTCAGCATCGGATTCGGCGTGCTCGCGGCCCCCGTCATCGGCACCGCCGCGTACCAGTCGATCAAGGCCGGCGCGGGCGGCACCGACGTGCGCTCGAACCTCACCCTCATCGCACCCGCCGCCGCGGGCGGCGGCTGGGACACCTTCCAGCGCGAGATGCAGCAGACCATGCGCTCGAACAGCCTGGTGGGCAACGTGCAGGTCGTGAACGTCCCGGGAGCCGGCGGCACCATCGCGCTGGGCAACCTCTCCCAGATGAAGGAGCCCAACAACCTGATGGTGGGCGGCACCGGCCAGATCGCGGCGCAGATCCAGTTCGGGACCGCCTCCGTGATCTCCGACGTCACGCCCGTGGCGCGGGTCGTCGAGGAGTACGCCCTGATCACGGTTCCGGCCAGCTCGCCGTACCAGGATCTCGAGCAGCTCCTCCAGGGCTGGGGCGACGATCCCTCGCGCCTCGCCTGGACCGGTGGAGGGTCGTTCGACCAGCTGGTCATGACCGATCTCGCGCTCGCCGCCGGCATCGACCCCGGCGAGACCACCTACATCCCCTCGGACGGCGGCGGCGAGGCGATCCAGGCCCTGCTCAACGGCACCGCCCAGGCCACCGCCGGCGGCTTCGCGGACATGTACCCGCAGATCGAGTCCGGCCGCCTGCGCGGACTCGGGCTCGTCGCCCCGGAGCCGCTGGACGGGATCGACATCCCCACCCTCCCGGACCTCGGATACGACGTCACCCTCACCAACTGGCGCGCGATGTTCGCGCCGCCCGGGGTGAGCGACGACGACGTCGCGCAGCTCGAGGAGCTGATCGCCGAGGCCGTCGCCACCCCCGAATGGAAGGACGCCGTGAAGCGGTACTCCTGGAAGGAGGTCCCGCTGGGCAGCGAGGACCTCGTGCAGTACGTCGAGGACGAGACCGTCCGCATCGCGGCCCTGTTCGAGGAGATCCAGGGATGAGCGCCGAGGAGCGCACCGCCGCCTCGGCCCCTGACGACGCCGCGGCCCCTGACGACCCCGGGGCGCCCGACGACCCCGGGGCGCCCGACGCGCCGGGCACCTCGAAGCAGCACGGCTTCTGGCACGGCCGCTCCGCGCTGCTCATGCCCGGCCTGCTCGCCGCATTCAGCCTGTTCCTGCTCATCGGCGCCGCGACGATCCCCGCCGCGGACACCGACTTCCCCGGACCGCGCTTCTTCCCGGTGATCCTCGGGATCGTCGGCCTGGTGCTCGCCGTGCTGATCGCGATCGGCGTGCTGCGCACGCCCGAGCCCGTCGAGGAGACCTCGGGCCGCAGCTACCGCACCCACTCCGACTTCGCGGCCCTGGGCTGGGTGGGCGGCGGATTCCTCGCCTTCGCCCTGCTCATGCCGTGGCTGGGCTGGATCCTGGACGGGGCCCTCCTGTTCTGGTGCGCCGCCCACGGGTTCGGCTCGCGCCGCCCGCTCTTCGACATCGTCATCGCTCTGTTCCTCAGCTCGCTGATCTACCTGATCTTCGGCGCGGGGCTGGGCCTCACCCTGCCCTCCGGCATCCTGGGAGGTGGTTTCTGATGGAACAGCTCGACCTGCTCCTCCAGGGCTTCGCGGGGGCCCTGACCCCGATCAATCTCCTGTGGGTGGTCGTCGGCTGCCTGCTCGGCACCGCCGTCGGCGTGCTGCCCGGCCTGGGATCCTCCATGGCCGTGGCACTTCTGCTGCCGATGACCTTCGCCCTGGACCCCACCGCCGCGTTCATCCTGTTCTCCGGCGTGTACTTCGGCGGCCTGTTCGGCGACTCGACCATGGCGATCCTGCTGAACACCCCGGGTCAGGCCTCGGCGATCGCCTCCACCTTCGAGGGGCACCGGATGGCCAAGGCAGGCCGCGCCCCGCAGGCGCTGGCCACCGCCGCCATCGGAGCGTTCGTGGGCGGCATGGTCGCCTCCGTCCTGGTGGTGTTCCTGTCGCCGACGCTCGTGGCGCTGTCGGAGTCGTTCGGTCCGCCGGAGTTCTTCGCCCTCGCCCTGTTCGCCTTCGTCGCCACCTCCTCGGTGGTCTCCGACAACGTGCTCAAGGGCCTCGCCGCTCTCGTGTTCGGCATCGGGATCACCGTGATCGGCGTCGACGGCATCTCCGGGCTGCAGCGTTACACCCTCGGTGCCCCGCAGCTGTTCGACGGCATCTCGCTGGTCACCGTCACCGTCGCAGTGCTCGCCTTCGGCGAGGTCCTCTACGTGGTCTCCCGGGTGCGCCGCGATCGCGAGAACCTGGTGGCGATGAGCGGGGGCGGACGCCCCTTCCTCAACCGCAAGGAGTTCGCCGAGGCGGCCCCCGCCTGGGCGCGAGGGACCGTGATCGGCCTGCCGTTCGGCGTCATCCCCGCGGGCGGCTCGGAGGTGCCCACCTTCCTGGCGTACTCCGCAGAGCGCCGCCTGGATCGGCGCCGCAAGGATCCCCAGTTCGGCAAGGGCGCGATCCGCGGCCTGGCCGCGCCGGAGGCTGCGGGCAACGCCACCACCGGCATGGCGATGGGCGCTCTGCTGGCGCTGGGCCTCCCGGTCTCCGCCACCGCCGCGATCATGCTCGCCGCCTTCCGCCAGTACGGGCTCCAGCCCGGACCGCTGCTCTTCGAGAAGAACGCCGACATGGTGTGGGCGCTGCTGGCGAGCTTCTTCCTGGCGATGGTGGTGCTGCTGATCATCAATATGCCCTTCGCCCAGCTGTGGGCGAAGCTGCTGCTGATCCCGAAGCCGTACCTCTACGGCGCGATCACCCTGTTCTGCGGACTCGGCATCTGGGCGACCTCCGGAGCGGTCTTCGACCTGCTGGTGCTGTTCGTGATCGGCGTGGTCGGGTTCCTGATGCGCCGCTACGACTACCCCGTGGCACCGCTGATGATCGGCATGGTGCTGGGGCCGCTGGCGGAGACCTCGCTGCGCGATGCGCTGCTCTCCTCCGTGGGTGACCCGCGGGTGCTGGCCTCCAGCCCGATCACCATCGTGATCTACGCGCTGCTGCTCGTCGTCGTCGCGCTCTCCGTGCGCGGTGCGGTGCGCAAACGGGCGAGCAGAGATCTCTGACCTCTGACCTCCGACCACTCGCTTCCGACCGCTGAAGTCGGCGGACGCGCGACGGCCGGGCCCTGGAAGGGGCCCGGCCGTCGTGCTGCAGGGGAGAGGATCAGAGGGCGATCGAGACGTCCCCGGACTCCCGCAGCTCGGAGGCGATCTTCGTCGCCGCCTCGTTCTGCTGCTGGGTGACGGACTGCTGGGCGAGCTGCTCCTTGACCTCGTCGAAGGGCGGAATCTCCGTCTGCTTGCCGCCCTGGGCCTGCTGACCGCCGCCCTGGGCCTTCTGCTGCTCGACGAGCTGGTCGTACTGCGTCTTCAGCTCCTCGTCGCTGGGCTGCTCGACGTCCGCCTCCTGCTCGATGTAGGCGGTGAGCGTGTACTGGGAGGCGGCGTCCTTGCGGACGTCCTCCTCGCTCATGCCCTGCTGCTCGAGCGCGGAGACGACCTCGTCGGCCGAACCGAGGCCGTTCTGCTTCGCGATCTCCTCGAGGGTGGCGTCGACGTCCTTCGAGGTCGCCGTGATGCCCGAGTCCTCCGCCGCCTGGAGCAGCAGGTGGTTGTCCACCAGCTGATCCGCGACCTGCTTCTTGAGCTTCGTCTGGTCGACCTCCTGGCCGGTGCTCTGCTGCTGCATCGCGGCCTGCTGGAACTGGCCCTCGTAGGCGGAGACGAACTCGTCCTTCGAGATCTTCTCGCCGTTGACGGTGGCCACGACGTCCGGGACGTCGGAGACATCGGCTTCGGGCATCTGGGGCTGCTGCTGCTCCCCGCCCTGACCGCCGGCGAGAGGGGAGCCGCCGCCGTCGCTGGCCGCAGGGGCCTGCTCGCCGCCGCCGTCGCTCGCACCGGACTGGGCGGCCTGGTCGCCGCTGCATCCGGTGAGGGCGATCGCCGCTGAGAACGTGATCGCCACGATCGCGCGCCGGAGTGCCCGGCTGCTGGGAACCTTCACTGTGCCTCCTGAGGTCGTTGGCGCGGGCGACGCTACGCCCTGAACCCTGGGATCGTGTTGCAGCTCCTCCCAGGCCCCGGTCAGGATTCCGATTTCCTCCAGCGCATGGCACTGCGGACGACCTGTGCCGGGCCGAGACCCGCGTCACGCCGGCCTCTGACAGGACGACGCCCGACGTCCGGCGCGGGGCGCGGACATCGGGCGTCGTCGGAGGCGGGGGTCAGTACCCGATGGACGTCAGGTACTCGCGGGACTCCCGGATGCAGTCGATCGGATCGCGGCCGTAGGTGTCGTCCTGCTCGATGAGGAAGTACTCGGCGCCGGCCTTCTCGGCGGCGGGAAGCAGCGCGGGCCAGTTCATGTTGCCCTGGCCCACCTCGGCGAACTGGGTGAGGTTGGTGAACGCCGCCATGAACTCGCTGCGGTCCATCTCCGCCTGCCGGTCCAGGACGTCCTGGGGGAAGGGCGCGATGCGGAAGTCCTTGACGTGGATGAGCTTGCAGGCCCCGGTGTAGGCCTCGAGCATGTCCAGCGGTGCCATGCCGCCGCGCTGGACCCAGTGGAGGTCCACCTCGAACAGCAGCGACGGCGCGACGCGGCGCACGATGTCGAAGATGCGCTCGCCGTCGAACTGGATGAGGTCCACGTGGTGGTTGTGGTAGCAGAGCGTGACGCCCTGCTCGGCGAGGTGGGCGGCGTAGGGCTCCACGGAGGCGGCCCAGGCCTCGCAGGCCTCCTTCGTGGTCATGGCCGAGAACGGCATCATGCCGATGCGCAGGTACCGCGAGCCGGTCTTCGTGCAGGCCTCGACGGCGCGGTCGAACTCGGTGGAGAGGGCGAAGCCGTTGCCGCCGGGCTCGATCGAGGCGCTCATCGCGGCCGTCTCGACGCCGAAGTCGGCCTTGCCGCGCACGAGGTCGTCGATCAGCTCGTCGGTCATCTCCACCTGGGAGACCTCGACGGCGTCGATGTCGAGGTCGCGCACCTGGCGCAGCACCTCGTACATCCCCTTCTCGTTGATCTGGTCCCTGAGCATCATGAGCTGGAGTCCGAGGACGGGCATGGGTCTCTCCTTCGAGGGGTGGTGTTCGGATCGTCGTGCGGGTCGTGCGGGTCGTGCGGGTCGTGCGGGTCGTGCGGGTCGCGGCCGCCGGGCGAGGGCCGGCGCGGCGATCGCCGCGACCGACCCTCGGCAATCGGGTCAGGAGCGCGTGGGGAAGCTGCCCTCGGCCTCGATGCGCTTGTTCAGCTCGGCGAGGTACTCCTCGGCCGGGTAGTCGACCAGATCGATCTCGCGACCGGTCCACGCCGAGAGCTGCATGCCGGAGGCCAGGCGCACGCCGTTGATGCCCTCGGCGCCGTCGGCGATGAGCGGGGTGCCGTCGTTGACGTTCGCCGCGAAGTTGGTCAGGACGTCGATGTGCTGCTTGCCCCAGACCGACTCGTACTCCTTGACCTCGGTCTCGTACAGCTCGGAGGTGTTGATCCTGCCCGTGAACAGGCGGCCCACGTCCTCGGGGGACATGCCGTCGGAGAGCGAGCGCTCGTCCTGCTTCAGACGGGTGATGGTGACCTTCTTGGAGCCCTCGACGACGACCTTGCCCTGGTCGAAGAGCATCTCCAGGCGGTCGGTGCCGATGATGTCGTTCGTCGAGGTGATGAAGCTGCCGGTGGCGCCGTCGCCGAAGTCCACGACCGCGTTGACCTCGTCCTCGGTGGCGATGTCGCGCTGGAAGCCGAAGGCCAGCTTCGCGAAGACCTTCTCGGGGGTGCCGCACAGCCACTGCCAGAGGTCGAGCTGGTGGGGGGCCTGGTTCACCAGCACGCCGCCGCCCTCGCCGCCCCAGGTCGCACGCCATGCCGACTGGTCGTAGTAGGCCTGCGGGCGCCACCAGGTGGTGATGATCCACGAGGTGTGGCGCAGCTTCCCGAGCTCACCCGAGGTGATGAGCGCCTTCAGATCGGTGTACACCGGGTTGGTGCGCTGGTTGAACATGATCGCGAAGGTGGTCTCCGGGTGCTCCGCCGCGAAGGAGTTCATCTCCTCGACCTGCTTGGTGTAGACACCGGCGGGCTTCTCGGTCAGGGCGTGGATGCCCTTGCCGATCGCCGTGATGGTCATCTCCGCGTGGAGGAAGTGCGGCACCGTGGTGACCACGGCGTCGACATCGCCGGAGTCGAGCATGGCGACGTAGTCGTCGTAGAAGGGGACGCCCGGGTGCTTCTCTGCGGCGAGCTCCTTCTTGGCGGGATCGATGTCCGCGATGGCGCCGAGGCTCATGCCCGCGACCTTGCCGTCCGCGACGACGCCGGCGTACATGCCGCCCTGGGCGCCGAGGCCGATGATTCCGAGACGGACGTTCTTCTCCGACATGGTGTCTCCGTTCTGAGGGTGATGTCGTGCCGTCCCGGGTCGGGGCGGCGGAGGGTATGCGTGGGAGGGGAGTGCGTGGGGAGGAAGAGCTCGGGGAGGGCGGGGAATGCGTTCTCCGACCTCCGGACGACCCTATCCCGGGCGGCGTCCCCGTTCTCGGGGTCGACGACCGTGACCCGTGGGATCAGGGGCGCGCGGCGCTCGCGTCGGCCGCGGCGTGGCGCTCCTCGAGGAGGGCGACGTTCTCGTCGACCCGCTTCTTGGTCAGGGGGTACCAGAACACCAGGGCCAGCAGCGACACGAGCAGAAGCAGGGCCGGGACCAGGGTGCCCAGGGTGTAGATGCCGTCGAGGACCGACTGCGACTGCCCGCCGCCGCCGGACTGGTAGCCGATCCATCCCAGCGCCCAGCCGGTCAGGCCGCCGGCGATCGCCTGTCCGAGCTTCCGCGACCACGAGTACATGCCGTACACGGTGGCGTCGTTGCGCTCCCCGGTGCGGATCTCCTGCAGGTCGATGACGTCGGTGATGAAGGCCCAGATGAGGATGTTCAGCGCCGCGACGCCGAGCATCAGCAGCGCGTAGCCGACCATGAAGACGTACGGGCTGTCAGTGCGGATCACGAAGAGCATCGCGCCGGCGAGGATGCCCAGGGTCAGGCCCACCGCGCCGATCTCCTTCTTGCCGTAGGTCCTGGCGAGCTTGGACGCGACCGGGACGAGCAGCAGCGTGGGCACGAGGCCCACGAAGTTCACGACGCTCAGCAGCTGGCCGTTGTTGAAATACTCGTTGAGGAGGTACGGCATCATGCCGCCGAGCATCATGAAGGCGATGAGCATGAACAGCGCGGTCGCGATGAGGCCGGTGAGGGCGCGGTTGGTGACCATGGACCCCAGCGCCGCGGCCAGTCCCTGGCGCTCCTCCTCGGGCTTGGGCGCGGTGGCG is part of the Brachybacterium ginsengisoli genome and encodes:
- the betT gene encoding choline BCCT transporter BetT; the protein is MAEAAEIPRPADSPEIRRDPGGGDGGTTTDPGTSPERGHSPVNWPVFVGTSVIIVAFVLFAAIWPGTAKSVIFGSMAWVATNFGWYYVLTATIVVVFVLIVAFSKVGGTKMGPDHSLPKYNLFTWAAMLFAAGIGVDLMFFGISGPATNLLTPPEAPAGSDEAARMATIWTIFHYGIPGWAMYALMGMAFGLFAYRYHLPLSIRSALAPIFGRRIHGAVGHAAEIGATIGTIFGISVSLGIGVVFLNFGLSALFGIPNSIAVQIALMALAVFITILSTVSGVDKGIRRLSELNVLLAVVLMLWVLFSGQTTHLLNALVQNIGDFFSRFPGMMMNTFAYTDGAAELGYPADQWMADWTLFFWAWWIAWAPFVSLFLARISRGRTLRQFVVGVLLIPFSFILLWVSIFGNAALSFRDDPEFLDLAVNQPESGFFNLLEQYPGSIFTVSLALLTGLFFYVTSADSGSLVMANMTSKATTTDSDGPPWLRIVWAVITGALTLVMLFIDGVYTLQAATVMVGLPLSVLVYLVMFSLWKVLRTEHMNLESRRAALPALLTSRVREAESGERGAWRRRLQHRMSYATAEQATAFIEGVAAPAVEEVGAELEKLGVDVSCHRGAHPDSSIPFVDLVVSFPDAEDFKYQAYPVAYSTPSFAANLAAVRDTYYRVEIFSTLGSRGRDIMGYGKEQVIADVLDSYDAHIMYLTMSTEIGTATGTIPVTAPETWIDTDQVDASAAAPEEPSAPLTPDTKERHD
- a CDS encoding MDR family MFS transporter, producing MARTHERSADGTEPAAPIANPNLVMAVLLAGAFVIILNQTLLNTALPAFMADFGITANTAQWVTTLFMLVNGIMIPATAFLIQKFTTRTMFFAAMGIFALGTVICAIAPSYPVLLLGRVVQAASGGMIMPLMQTILFAIFPIHRRGTAMGTFGLVISFAPAIGPTLSGFIVDHWSWRILFVMMLPIALGALVFAHFTLKNVTEQTNPRLDVLSLILSTFAFGGLLFGFSNAGNAGWTSAQVLVPLIVGVLTLAWFTRRQLRLEEPLLELRVLTNPMFTLGTALGMLVFMAMIGGMLMIPLYMQNMSDFTAMESGLVLLPGALIMGLMSPVTGRIFDRFGASALAITGFALLAVTSVLLGLLSTETSFAYIAIVNAVRMLGTAMVIMPVTTAALNQLPPRMIPHGAAVNNTLRQVAASVGTGVLVTVMTATARDPEVYGLSGAIHGVNVAFWVAGGIAALGLVGACFLRGSRPRELAPDDAR
- a CDS encoding dihydrofolate reductase family protein, translated to MDDDASTAGETPTADAGGAEQAPGAGELVVDLILSLDGCAAGEGWPGWWGLQSEEYLAWLARQPEALTLMGATTYRLMAEMATQAAELDISEEEKASFAQMAQMPKIVFSSTLEEPLTWPNTTLVSTDAVEAVTELKRTASTPLTSTGSIRLSHSLMKAGLVDRFRIVLFPVITGRTGLERIWEHFEDFSLELLTARTFEGGLQLLEYRPTHLERPPGTEWERAESTQR
- a CDS encoding DUF899 family protein, with the protein product MSAQRAADAGRPAVVDLGTWQSARDELLVREKAHTHEGDAVAAARRRLPMVEVDGGVVVVGPDGAVPFLDLFEGRDRLVVYQHMWHDGAPHQGQCEGCTTTAWHLQDATYLHGHGVSLAVLTTGAWEEVQPYTAFMGYGQVPWYSVRDAPAPIGGDMGYLASFLRDGDSVFLTYRTTGRGNERVNVAMGLLDMTPFGRGEDWEDVPEGWPAGRHACWSWRTDADGTPTWGGTSRPLPQWTRPGASPVTTLGRRGEH
- a CDS encoding putative quinol monooxygenase: MILINVKFPVKPEFADRWPEISHEFTEATLAEPGNLWFEWSRSVKEPSTYVLIEAFTDEGAGPHVESVHFKAMQEEFPQYLEATPQIISQQIESDGWGPMGEITVD
- a CDS encoding universal stress protein — its product is MSVLVAGTDTPAGQAAYLYGIEEARRRGEDLVVFLMEGSHTPSPELGEVTETVEHPDERNQSPTGDLIDRAERDDISALVIGVRHRSAVAKLFLGSSAQQIILEANKPVLCVKA
- a CDS encoding tripartite tricarboxylate transporter substrate binding protein, encoding MLAAPVIGTAAYQSIKAGAGGTDVRSNLTLIAPAAAGGGWDTFQREMQQTMRSNSLVGNVQVVNVPGAGGTIALGNLSQMKEPNNLMVGGTGQIAAQIQFGTASVISDVTPVARVVEEYALITVPASSPYQDLEQLLQGWGDDPSRLAWTGGGSFDQLVMTDLALAAGIDPGETTYIPSDGGGEAIQALLNGTAQATAGGFADMYPQIESGRLRGLGLVAPEPLDGIDIPTLPDLGYDVTLTNWRAMFAPPGVSDDDVAQLEELIAEAVATPEWKDAVKRYSWKEVPLGSEDLVQYVEDETVRIAALFEEIQG